In Primulina eburnea isolate SZY01 chromosome 5, ASM2296580v1, whole genome shotgun sequence, a single window of DNA contains:
- the LOC140832451 gene encoding putative E3 ubiquitin-protein ligase XBAT31 — MGQGMSCTDSHENGLFSAVQNGELQAIEAMADANPSLLTSKTARKKLSAMHVAAANGQIEVLSMLLDRTEQPDIFNRHKQTPLMLAAMFGKISCVERLIQAGANILLFDALKGRTCLHYAAYYGHSDCLKSILFAANSTPVAHSWGFSRFVNIRDKTGATPLHLAARQKQSDCVHILLSRGALVCASTGGYSYSGNTPLHLAARGGSLDCVRELLSWGADRLQRDSSGRIPHMIALKNKHDACAALLNPLAPELLTWPFPLKFIGELNPEARSLLENALVEANKNREKAILNAASYSVSPLAVSNGIDESEASNTELCCICFELACTVEVENCGHQMCAHCILALCCHSKPNSSSNSTKIPVCPFCRSSITRLVVAKNKSDNETEPHCSPRKLGRTRETFNLGEGSRSLNNLSPFSSFGRLGRSSGKVSAERDNDLDKP, encoded by the exons ATGGGACAGGGGATGAGCTGCACAGATTCCCACGAAAATGGGTTGTTTAGTGCTGTCCAAAATGGAGAGCTTCAAGCAATTGAAGCAATGGCGGATGCGAACCCAAGTTTGCTGACATCGAAAACTGCTCGTAAGAAGCTATCCGCGATGCACGTGGCGGCCGCTAATGGCCAGATCGAG GTTCTCTCTATGCTTCTGGATCGGACTGAACAACCAGATATCTTTAATCGCCACAAACAG ACCCCATTAATGTTAGCTGCTATGTTTGGCAAGATTTCCTGTGTGGAGAGGCTGATTCAAGCTGGGGCTAAT ATTTTGCTGTTTGATGCGTTAAAAGGGAGAACATGTTTACACTATGCAGCTTACTATGGTCATTCAGATTGCCTGAAATCCATTCTTTTTGCCGCAAATTCTACCCCAGTTGCACATTCTTG GGGATTTTCAAGATTTGTGAATATAAGAGATAAAACTGGCGCAACCCCACTTCATTTGGCTGCCCGTCAGAAACAATCCGATTGTGTTCACATTCTATTAAGTAGAGGGGCTCTCGTGTGTGCTTCTACTGGTGGATACAG CTATTCGGGTAATACACCTCTTCATCTTGCTGCTCGAGGAGGTTCATTGGATTGTGTCCGAGAATTGCTTTCTTGGGGTGCAGACCGCCTGCAAAGAGATTCATCTGG GAGAATACCTCACATGATTGCTTTGAAGAACAAACACGACGCGTGTGCCGCCTTGTTAAATCCTTTGGCTCCAGAGCTGTTAACTTGGCCATTCCCGTTGAAGTTTATCGGCGAGCTCAATCCTGAGGCCAGATCTTTACTGGAAAATGCGTTAGTTGAAGCTAATAAAAACAGAGAAAAGGCCATCCTTAATGCTGCATCCTATTCTGTTTCTCCTCTCGCAGTTTCTAATGGCATTGATGAATCCGAG GCCAGCAATACTGAGCTATGTTGCATCTGCTTCGAGCTAGCATGCACAGTCGAGGTTGAAAACTGTGGTCATCAGATGTGTGCTCACTGTATTTTGGCCCTGTGCTGTCACAGTAAACCCAATTCTTCATCAAATTCTACCAAGATTCCTGTCTGCCCCTTTTGTCGAAGCAGCATTACCCGATTAGTCGTGGCCAAGAACAAATCTGACAATGAAACCGAGCCACATTGCAGCCCTAGGAAACTAGGAAGAACAAGAGAGACATTTAATCTTGGTGAAGGCAGCAGGAGCCTCAATAATTTGTCTCCCTTCAGTTCATTCGGGAGATTGGGTCGCAGTTCAGGGAAAGTTTCTGCTGAACGAGACAATGATCTTGATAAACCATAA